The Methylopila sp. M107 genome contains the following window.
GCCGCCGCTCGCGTCATGCGCGGTGATGAGCGTCACGGACTGGTTGACGTCACGATGGGTGACCGGGATTCCGGCCGCCGCGAGCCCGCCGATGCCGGCCGTCACACCGGGAGACACCCGGAACGGGACTCCAGCCGCGACCAGCCCCTGCGCTTCTTCCGCGCCGCGCCCGAAGACGTAGGGGTCGCCGCCCTTCAGCCGCGCCACGCGCTGGCCGCGCCGTGCGGCCGCGATCAGGGCCGCGTTGATCTCCGACTGCTTCGGCGACGGGCAGCCCGCCCGCTTGCCGACGAAAACCTTTTCGCAGTCGCCCCGCGCGAGCCTCAAAACCTCCGCATTCACAAGCGCATCGAAGTAGATGGCGTCGGCTTGGCCGAGCGCCCAAGCGGCCTGCAGCGTGACGAGGCCCGGATCTCCGGGGCCTGCGCCCACCAGCCAGACCGTTCCGGGGGGAAAGGGCGGCATGGCGCTCTCGAGCGCCGGCGGCAGTTCGAGCGGCGACGGAGACGGGGCGGAATGCGGCAACTCAGGCGACATGCGCCGGACCATGACGGTTCGGCCG
Protein-coding sequences here:
- the cobA gene encoding uroporphyrinogen-III C-methyltransferase, with protein sequence MPPFPPGTVWLVGAGPGDPGLVTLQAAWALGQADAIYFDALVNAEVLRLARGDCEKVFVGKRAGCPSPKQSEINAALIAAARRGQRVARLKGGDPYVFGRGAEEAQGLVAAGVPFRVSPGVTAGIGGLAAAGIPVTHRDVNQSVTLITAHDASGGLSSKLDWEALSKGAPVLVVYMGFRLMSVIAARLLAAGRPESEPAAVVANATTDRQQVVRTTLGRLAAGEDVEGISPPAIIVVGGVVALAPVLGLAAAAAVQDAPTLAEALGG